From the Burkholderia sp. WP9 genome, the window CAGAAGCAGCAGGCTGTCATAGATCAGCTGATTGACCGGAGAGTGGGAAACTACGCCTACGATGCCGCACATGGCATGTCCTTCAAAGGTACGAAATTCGTCATGGCGACCGCTGCCTGCAACGGAGTCCCCGAGGGGACCTGCTTCGGAGCGTATGCAAGTTACGCGACCGAACGTAACGGCAGCCGGTTTGCGCCGGAGTCCTGCTGCGTTTCCCTCATCACTCGCCTGATCGTCACACTCGGACGTAGGCAGCAAGCGTCTCGGGAAGCAGCGGTTTCATTACGTGCACGCCCTCGACCGCATAGGGCCGAAGCAAGGCGTTGCGCCAGAATTCCTGTTGGGGCAGTTCGGTCAAGCCAGCCAGGGCGACCAGAATCAGCACCAGAATGACCCCGCGCACGAGGCCGAACATCAAACCGAGCGAGCGGTCCACGCCGCTCAAGCCGGTTGCCTGCACGATGCGGCTCAAGAGGGCGTTCAGCACGCTCGCCACCAGCACCACACCGATCACCACCAGCGCGAACGCCAGCAGCCACTGGGTCAACGCGCCGCCCGGCCAAGTAGACGGGATAAACGGCACGACGTAACCGACAAAGCGGCAAGCAATGAAAAATGCCGCGATCCAGCCGATCAACCCGAATATCTCGGACAAAAACCCGCGCCATGTGCCGCGCAACGCCGACAAACCGATCACCGCCATTACAGCGTAGTCGAAGGCAGTGAACATCGCCGACTTACTGTGCGGCGCCGCTGTTCGCGCCCGACATCAAGCCGGCCTCGCGAACCTTTGCAATGGCGGCGCTCGCCGCTGCACGGTCGGCGAACGGGCCGGCCCGCAGTAACGTAAGCGTGGAGCCGTCTGCCTGCTTCCGATGTTCGGTATATGTGGGCACACCTGCCG encodes:
- a CDS encoding CvpA family protein, translating into MFTAFDYAVMAVIGLSALRGTWRGFLSEIFGLIGWIAAFFIACRFVGYVVPFIPSTWPGGALTQWLLAFALVVIGVVLVASVLNALLSRIVQATGLSGVDRSLGLMFGLVRGVILVLILVALAGLTELPQQEFWRNALLRPYAVEGVHVMKPLLPETLAAYVRV